A single Pseudodesulfovibrio aespoeensis Aspo-2 DNA region contains:
- a CDS encoding MltA domain-containing protein, whose protein sequence is MKSESRDMKTGRAIRFVFFALCVVGLAACARGGPLFGAKADPSAMAGNATLGAVSGAGVGLCQPGVTGSLTLRPVIEPLTLPACDLFFPLSGTEGLESTARIDLASQGLTSWTALEGPVQRSLEYALNMPQDKLALTRPGMSLTWGQVVCSLEEFLVLLPHLDGNPELLASRFVWFGMRKKPLMTGYFTPEIPASLTRIPGYEYPIYGVPDDLRSGAVRGRQAVYRVERGRVLPYHDRRDVDVRGVLTGRGLEIAWARDPIDVFYMQIEGAGRLRLPDGTTRNVLYGAKNGHGFTSLGRVMHAKGLLPWAKLSKAHVKEYFVNHPEQMFELMAENRSYVFFRMEDAPPEGAMGKPLTPMVSLATDRELLPLGSLLAFEAEIPRAENGRNVGKRTVTGIGLAQDVGSAIRGPRLDYYIGEGNQVESIASNIMTEATVYLLISKEALING, encoded by the coding sequence ATGAAATCAGAGAGTCGTGACATGAAGACCGGGCGCGCGATCAGGTTTGTCTTCTTCGCCCTGTGCGTGGTCGGTCTTGCCGCCTGCGCCAGGGGCGGGCCGCTTTTCGGAGCCAAGGCAGACCCGTCCGCCATGGCCGGCAACGCGACCCTGGGGGCGGTCTCGGGCGCCGGGGTCGGCCTGTGTCAGCCCGGCGTGACCGGTTCGCTGACCCTTCGGCCCGTGATCGAGCCGCTGACCCTCCCGGCCTGCGACCTGTTCTTTCCCCTGTCCGGCACCGAGGGGCTGGAGAGCACCGCCCGCATCGATCTGGCCAGCCAGGGTCTGACCTCCTGGACCGCCCTTGAAGGGCCGGTGCAGCGCAGCCTTGAATACGCCCTGAACATGCCCCAGGACAAGCTGGCCCTGACCCGGCCCGGCATGTCGCTGACCTGGGGGCAGGTGGTGTGCAGCCTTGAGGAGTTCCTTGTCCTGTTGCCGCATCTGGACGGCAACCCGGAGCTGCTGGCCAGCCGGTTCGTTTGGTTCGGCATGCGCAAGAAGCCGCTCATGACCGGCTATTTCACGCCGGAAATCCCGGCCAGTCTGACCAGGATTCCCGGATATGAATACCCCATCTACGGTGTGCCGGACGATCTGCGCTCCGGCGCGGTGCGGGGCAGGCAGGCCGTCTACCGGGTGGAGCGGGGCAGGGTGCTGCCGTATCATGACCGGCGCGACGTGGATGTCCGGGGCGTGTTGACCGGGCGCGGGCTGGAGATCGCCTGGGCCAGGGACCCGATCGACGTCTTCTACATGCAGATCGAGGGGGCGGGGCGGCTGCGCCTGCCCGACGGCACCACCCGCAACGTGCTCTATGGGGCCAAAAACGGCCACGGATTCACGAGCCTGGGACGGGTCATGCACGCCAAGGGGCTGCTGCCGTGGGCGAAGCTGTCAAAGGCCCACGTCAAGGAATACTTTGTCAACCATCCCGAGCAGATGTTCGAGCTGATGGCCGAGAACCGCAGCTATGTCTTCTTCCGCATGGAGGATGCCCCGCCCGAGGGGGCCATGGGAAAGCCGTTGACGCCGATGGTTTCGCTGGCTACAGACCGTGAACTTCTCCCGCTTGGCAGCCTGCTTGCCTTCGAGGCCGAGATTCCCAGGGCCGAGAATGGCAGGAACGTGGGCAAGCGGACAGTGACCGGCATCGGGCTGGCCCAGGATGTGGGCAGCGCCATTCGGGGACCGAGGCTCGACTATTACATCGGCGAGGGAAATCAGGTGGAATCCATCGCCAGCAACATCATGACCGAGGCCACCGTCTACCTCCTCATAAGCAAAGAAGCGCTCATCAATGGCTGA
- a CDS encoding NAD(+)/NADH kinase, producing the protein MAGFLSASGVRAAVCEHRPDTCPALGTGSDRVGFGPGPGDKPDLVVVLGGDGTFIAVARGMLGLGVPFVGVNLGRVGFLAQLARDRWKPWLQAAIGNGVSVSSRLALRYDVVRGGGVVHSGLAVNDIVVGRGVLARLVRLGLAYGGIDVASFRADGLIIATPTGSSAYGASAGGPLVHADLFAYCVTAVCPFLSGFKPMVLPATGECAVRVEDAASGITLTEDGQASFALETGDEVRVGRSPSDLLVVDMGPRAYFEKLKRHGFLTEK; encoded by the coding sequence ATGGCTGGATTCCTGTCCGCATCCGGCGTGCGCGCGGCTGTCTGCGAGCATCGCCCGGACACCTGCCCGGCCCTGGGAACAGGGTCGGACCGCGTCGGTTTCGGCCCTGGACCCGGCGATAAGCCCGATCTCGTCGTGGTCCTGGGCGGCGACGGCACCTTCATTGCCGTGGCCAGGGGGATGCTCGGCCTGGGTGTCCCGTTCGTGGGCGTCAACCTTGGCCGGGTGGGCTTTCTTGCCCAGCTGGCCCGGGACCGGTGGAAACCGTGGCTTCAAGCCGCCATCGGCAATGGCGTGTCCGTCTCTTCGCGGCTGGCCCTGCGCTACGATGTGGTCCGTGGGGGGGGCGTGGTCCACTCCGGGCTGGCCGTCAACGATATCGTGGTGGGGCGCGGCGTGCTGGCCCGGCTGGTGCGGCTCGGCTTGGCCTATGGCGGGATCGATGTGGCCTCTTTCCGGGCCGACGGGCTGATCATCGCCACACCCACAGGCTCTTCGGCCTACGGGGCGTCGGCAGGCGGACCGCTGGTGCATGCCGACCTGTTCGCCTATTGCGTCACCGCGGTGTGTCCGTTCCTGAGCGGCTTCAAGCCCATGGTGCTCCCGGCCACCGGCGAGTGCGCGGTGCGGGTGGAGGACGCGGCCAGCGGGATTACCCTGACCGAGGACGGGCAGGCCTCCTTTGCCCTTGAGACCGGCGACGAGGTGCGCGTGGGGCGCAGCCCGTCCGATCTGCTCGTGGTCGATATGGGGCCGCGGGCGTATTTTGAAAAACTGAAGCGTCACGGCTTTTTGACGGAGAAATGA
- a CDS encoding DVU0524 family FlgM-associated protein: protein MNTSSANVRTMLRTYGKQLTNAKRLARFRQALGTAQPVDDVARQAKRRELVERIAREVIENLIVSSTLSPVVGAILGQMEQEFGHAFVFDYPVDGTDVQILRETAQGPLEITGSERNRIMRRLWEITLSKVDDTML from the coding sequence GTGAATACATCGTCAGCCAATGTTCGCACAATGCTGCGCACCTACGGCAAGCAGCTCACGAACGCCAAGCGCCTTGCCCGATTCCGGCAGGCACTTGGAACGGCCCAGCCCGTGGACGATGTGGCCAGGCAGGCCAAGCGGCGCGAACTGGTGGAACGGATCGCGCGGGAGGTCATTGAAAACCTGATCGTCAGCTCGACCTTGTCCCCCGTGGTGGGCGCCATCCTGGGACAGATGGAACAGGAATTCGGACATGCATTCGTTTTTGACTACCCGGTTGACGGGACCGACGTTCAGATATTGCGGGAAACAGCTCAGGGCCCGCTCGAAATAACCGGCTCCGAGAGGAACCGGATCATGCGAAGGCTCTGGGAGATCACCTTGTCGAAGGTGGACGACACCATGCTTTGA
- the flgM gene encoding flagellar biosynthesis anti-sigma factor FlgM: MVIKNILGDMSPYSNKKIEGQRSGDQQRRTAETTRTSGETADRVELSSEARLRGAALQTASEAPDVRRKKVDDLKQQIKDGTYKPDLKRAAANLIRDDLNLLG, from the coding sequence ATGGTCATAAAGAACATCCTTGGGGATATGAGCCCCTACTCCAACAAGAAGATCGAGGGCCAGCGGTCCGGAGATCAGCAGCGCAGGACAGCCGAAACAACCAGGACATCGGGCGAGACCGCCGACCGGGTCGAGCTCTCTTCCGAGGCCAGGCTGCGCGGTGCCGCGCTCCAGACGGCCAGCGAAGCGCCGGACGTGCGCCGCAAGAAGGTGGACGACCTCAAGCAGCAGATCAAGGACGGCACCTACAAGCCGGACCTGAAAAGGGCTGCCGCGAACCTGATCCGCGACGACCTGAACCTTCTCGGATAG
- the fliW gene encoding flagellar assembly protein FliW, which translates to MTRLGEREISPDGIVYFPRGLIGLEDKREFALLSVREGDSPFLLLQCVTDPGLGLLVADPYSFLDDYDVKLENLDRKALKINNIKQLAILVTVTIPQNKPEQTTLNLQGPIVINTEARIGLQVPQTDGGYPTHFHPIGG; encoded by the coding sequence ATGACGAGGCTGGGCGAAAGGGAAATAAGCCCGGACGGCATCGTGTATTTCCCTCGCGGCCTCATCGGCCTGGAAGACAAGCGTGAATTCGCCCTCTTGAGCGTCAGGGAAGGGGATTCGCCGTTCCTGCTCCTGCAGTGCGTCACCGATCCGGGGCTCGGCCTGCTCGTGGCCGACCCGTACTCGTTCCTCGACGACTACGACGTGAAGCTTGAAAACCTTGACCGCAAGGCCCTCAAGATCAATAACATCAAGCAGCTGGCCATCCTGGTCACGGTGACCATCCCGCAAAATAAGCCGGAACAAACCACCCTCAACCTCCAGGGACCGATCGTCATCAACACCGAGGCGAGGATAGGACTTCAGGTGCCGCAGACAGATGGCGGCTATCCCACCCATTTCCATCCCATCGGCGGCTGA
- the csrA gene encoding carbon storage regulator CsrA, with protein sequence MLILTRRPGESLYLGDNIKLKILSVQGKQIKIGLDVPEDMTVYREEVYLKIKEQNRQALETSQQDLLAAAALWQKKEQKK encoded by the coding sequence ATGCTGATACTTACCCGGAGACCGGGAGAGAGCCTTTACCTGGGCGATAACATCAAGCTGAAGATCCTGAGCGTTCAGGGCAAGCAGATAAAGATCGGCCTGGATGTTCCCGAGGACATGACCGTCTATCGGGAAGAGGTGTATCTGAAGATCAAGGAACAGAACAGGCAGGCGCTGGAAACAAGCCAGCAGGACCTGCTCGCGGCGGCTGCGCTATGGCAAAAGAAAGAACAAAAAAAATAA
- the flgL gene encoding flagellar hook-associated protein FlgL, whose protein sequence is MRVSQQMLFSRYIHNLNTSLTSLLDLNTQAQTQKKINKPSDDPTGMTRILDHRDTLRSLEQYSENISTAKGWLGASDEALRQISTLITRAKELAGQAATGTVSGDNREQVSYELRSIFEQMVGLANSEFEGKSLYAGQKVDGNAYEQIMWLTTNDTSFGNTDFTVLGSSDTTVLVQFYDTTGATAVGGNMDLSDPNLGVRYSIDGGRSWQSDGAVSFAGGQANLSLPSSGTSVIFHSDATVKVNDPDDPSVADGTWLWVRPSARYIGDDKDAPPKVDKIGVGSSTTLASASGSFLSTNVVVRIDNEAAVAMNGDIQYSYSLNGGVSWVTGNVAQADTSSNASVLSIANGGILTITSNGGNTLQPGQQFVIRPRSADINLDISASQQVRVNDVGKDIFGGIYMDPDAVLSAGGSIVTLGSLSASRVFSSNGAPTMSITVQGSDEFSKNLFEVMGNLVAFAETNNQTGVQQMLENLTNAQSHIMNKLADVGGRENRLTVTENILTGLKFNEEALLSSIEDADVSELMTDLVQQQMVYEAVLRSTSMIMQLNLTKFI, encoded by the coding sequence ATGCGCGTATCGCAGCAGATGCTTTTCAGCAGGTACATCCACAATCTCAACACCTCGCTGACCTCGCTCCTGGATTTGAATACCCAGGCCCAGACGCAGAAGAAGATCAACAAGCCGAGCGACGATCCCACAGGCATGACTCGGATTCTCGATCATCGCGACACCTTGCGCTCGCTGGAGCAGTACTCCGAGAACATCTCCACGGCCAAGGGGTGGCTCGGCGCGTCCGACGAAGCGTTGCGGCAGATATCGACCCTCATCACCCGCGCCAAGGAGCTGGCCGGACAGGCTGCCACGGGCACGGTGAGCGGCGACAACCGTGAGCAGGTCAGCTACGAACTGCGCAGCATCTTCGAGCAGATGGTCGGGTTGGCCAACAGCGAGTTCGAGGGCAAGAGCCTGTACGCGGGCCAGAAGGTGGACGGCAACGCCTATGAGCAGATCATGTGGCTGACCACCAACGACACGAGTTTCGGCAATACGGATTTCACCGTGCTGGGCTCGTCGGACACCACCGTGCTGGTCCAGTTCTACGACACCACGGGCGCGACGGCGGTGGGCGGCAACATGGACCTTTCCGACCCCAACCTCGGCGTGCGCTACAGCATCGACGGCGGCCGTTCCTGGCAGTCTGACGGGGCCGTGAGCTTTGCGGGCGGGCAGGCCAACCTGAGTCTGCCCTCAAGCGGCACGAGCGTGATCTTTCACTCCGACGCCACGGTCAAGGTCAACGACCCGGACGATCCCTCGGTGGCCGACGGCACCTGGCTGTGGGTGCGCCCCTCGGCCAGATACATCGGCGACGACAAGGACGCCCCGCCCAAGGTGGACAAGATCGGCGTGGGCAGCTCTACGACCTTGGCCTCGGCCTCGGGTTCGTTCCTGAGCACCAACGTCGTGGTGCGCATCGACAACGAGGCTGCGGTGGCCATGAACGGCGACATCCAGTACTCGTACAGCCTCAACGGCGGCGTCAGCTGGGTGACGGGCAACGTGGCCCAGGCAGACACTTCAAGCAACGCCTCGGTCCTGAGCATCGCCAACGGCGGCATCCTGACCATCACCTCCAACGGCGGCAACACGCTCCAGCCGGGACAGCAGTTCGTCATCAGGCCGAGGTCTGCGGACATCAATCTCGACATCTCGGCCAGCCAGCAGGTGCGCGTCAACGACGTGGGCAAGGATATCTTCGGGGGCATCTACATGGACCCCGATGCGGTCCTGTCCGCAGGAGGCTCCATCGTCACCCTGGGCAGCCTGAGCGCCAGCCGCGTGTTCAGCTCCAACGGCGCGCCCACCATGTCCATCACGGTCCAGGGCAGCGACGAGTTTTCCAAGAACCTCTTCGAGGTCATGGGCAATCTGGTGGCCTTTGCCGAGACCAACAACCAGACCGGCGTCCAGCAGATGCTGGAAAACCTGACCAACGCCCAGTCCCATATCATGAACAAGCTGGCCGATGTCGGCGGGCGGGAAAACCGGCTCACCGTCACCGAGAACATTCTCACAGGCCTCAAGTTCAACGAGGAGGCGCTGCTCAGTTCCATCGAGGACGCCGACGTGAGTGAGCTGATGACCGATCTGGTGCAGCAGCAGATGGTCTATGAGGCCGTGCTGCGCTCCACCTCGATGATCATGCAGCTCAACCTGACCAAGTTCATATAA
- the flgK gene encoding flagellar hook-associated protein FlgK → MSFGANSILDMGRWALFASQVQLQVTGENIANVNTEGYSRRSAILEEGPYIDYSPGQLGTGVKAKEVVRNFDEMVESMYVGQASMRDKWGALWEQLKGVENLLNESTGTGISNSLSQYFNSWNEVSQRPNNYGARQGVLNDAATLISTLAQVDQDLSLMQQRINTTVAAQVTEANTLMEEIADLNKEIQVHNIEGSNNANALFDERARKIRELSELLDITTIDSGGGKFTVLTKAGHTLVDGANHYSLEFLAPQKSADLQNTSTFAGNIYFDGNDDFEYTIEFVSPGGGSAVAGEVGSDSSAAQYRVSLDGGKTWVADEDGNEKLFYARDYDSRVNVEGLQLWFGSTTDSKGDPIGQFAVGDRFIISPHQGLYWVENTSSKQEITPQTHFNGEENTSRLTGGSLAALLTFRDNYIGKYREKLENLTETLVWETNRRHSQGAGLQAFSVVEGTYGVSDPTKALGSDSTGLVFGSRLQSGTAFMYVYNTSTGLLASSASLDFGGGATFNPEIHSLEDVQAAINTTFAGSISASIVNNKLILEAEEGRTFAFGTDSSGLMAALGINTFFQGSTPMDIQINAKLSGDLDYLATGHVNGAGEMNAGDNTTALSMYALREAQVTISSVVEGTTKTSLLDYYNGLVGNVGTDTNRAKFNFNFYNTLATDLNERQQQVAGVNLDEEMSNLIRYQASYTAAAKLITTADQMLQTILSLKS, encoded by the coding sequence ATGTCTTTTGGCGCCAATTCCATTCTCGACATGGGCCGCTGGGCCCTGTTCGCATCGCAGGTGCAGCTCCAGGTCACCGGTGAGAACATCGCCAATGTCAACACAGAGGGATATTCGCGCCGGTCCGCCATTCTGGAGGAAGGTCCGTACATCGACTATTCGCCGGGCCAGCTCGGCACCGGGGTCAAGGCCAAGGAAGTGGTGCGCAACTTCGACGAGATGGTCGAGTCCATGTATGTCGGGCAGGCGTCCATGCGCGACAAGTGGGGCGCCCTCTGGGAGCAGCTCAAGGGTGTTGAGAACCTGCTCAACGAATCGACCGGCACCGGCATCAGCAATTCATTGTCCCAGTATTTCAACTCCTGGAACGAAGTCAGCCAGCGCCCTAACAACTACGGCGCGCGCCAGGGCGTGCTCAACGACGCGGCCACGCTGATCTCGACCCTGGCCCAGGTGGACCAGGATCTCTCGCTCATGCAGCAGCGCATCAACACCACCGTTGCCGCGCAGGTGACCGAAGCCAACACCCTGATGGAGGAGATCGCGGATCTGAACAAGGAGATCCAGGTCCACAACATCGAAGGCTCGAACAACGCCAACGCCCTGTTCGACGAGCGGGCGCGCAAGATCCGCGAGTTGTCGGAGCTGCTGGACATCACCACCATCGACAGCGGTGGCGGCAAGTTCACTGTCCTGACCAAGGCCGGGCATACGCTGGTGGACGGCGCGAACCACTACAGCCTCGAATTTCTCGCCCCGCAGAAGAGCGCGGATCTGCAGAACACCTCCACCTTTGCCGGGAACATCTACTTCGACGGTAATGACGACTTTGAATACACCATCGAGTTCGTGTCGCCGGGCGGCGGTTCTGCCGTGGCCGGTGAAGTGGGTTCGGACTCCTCTGCGGCGCAGTACCGCGTTTCCCTGGACGGCGGCAAGACGTGGGTCGCCGATGAAGACGGCAATGAGAAGCTGTTCTACGCCCGCGACTACGACTCGCGTGTCAATGTCGAGGGGCTCCAGCTCTGGTTCGGTTCGACCACCGACTCGAAGGGAGATCCGATCGGCCAGTTCGCCGTGGGCGATCGTTTCATCATCAGCCCGCATCAGGGGCTCTACTGGGTCGAGAACACGTCGAGCAAGCAGGAGATCACCCCCCAGACGCATTTCAACGGCGAAGAGAACACCAGCCGCCTGACCGGCGGCAGTCTGGCCGCGCTGCTCACCTTCCGCGACAACTACATCGGCAAGTACCGGGAGAAGCTCGAAAACCTGACCGAGACGCTGGTCTGGGAAACCAACCGCAGGCACAGCCAGGGCGCGGGCCTCCAGGCCTTTTCCGTGGTCGAGGGCACCTACGGCGTGTCTGATCCGACCAAGGCGCTCGGCTCGGATTCCACGGGTCTGGTCTTTGGCAGCCGTCTGCAGTCAGGCACGGCCTTCATGTACGTCTATAATACCAGCACCGGGCTTCTCGCCTCCTCGGCCTCCCTGGATTTCGGCGGTGGGGCGACCTTCAACCCTGAAATCCATTCGCTTGAAGACGTGCAGGCTGCCATCAACACCACCTTTGCCGGGTCCATTTCCGCCAGCATCGTCAATAACAAGCTGATCCTCGAAGCCGAGGAGGGACGCACCTTTGCCTTTGGCACCGACAGCTCCGGGCTCATGGCCGCCCTGGGCATCAACACGTTTTTCCAGGGATCAACGCCCATGGACATCCAGATCAACGCGAAACTGTCGGGCGATCTCGACTATCTTGCCACCGGGCATGTCAACGGCGCGGGTGAGATGAACGCGGGCGACAACACCACGGCCCTGTCCATGTACGCCCTGCGCGAGGCCCAGGTGACCATCTCGTCCGTGGTCGAGGGCACGACCAAGACGAGCCTGCTCGATTACTACAACGGGCTGGTGGGCAATGTCGGCACGGACACGAACCGGGCGAAATTCAATTTCAATTTCTACAACACATTGGCCACCGATCTCAATGAGCGGCAGCAGCAGGTGGCCGGCGTCAACCTCGACGAGGAGATGAGCAACCTGATCAGGTATCAGGCGTCGTACACCGCGGCGGCCAAGCTCATCACCACGGCGGACCAGATGCTTCAGACCATCCTGTCACTGAAGTCCTAG
- the flgN gene encoding flagellar export chaperone FlgN yields MIRLIEENLVRQNKAMMLLYVLLEEEFSRLNQGNPQGVSQVELSIQELMRQVAAERRSLRAMIGTLMPGAVRVRELYPTLDQETRGAFDRMLEMLDVTEQKCGVQAAKNNEMAMALFDQSSKLLTFMHNQIKPKNTGAYASSGRLARAPNSARLLTGRL; encoded by the coding sequence ATGATTCGTCTGATAGAGGAAAACTTGGTCCGGCAGAACAAGGCAATGATGCTCCTCTATGTCCTGTTGGAGGAAGAATTTTCCCGCCTCAACCAGGGCAATCCCCAGGGGGTTTCCCAGGTGGAGTTGTCCATTCAGGAGCTGATGCGTCAGGTGGCTGCCGAGCGGCGGTCGCTGCGCGCCATGATCGGCACCCTGATGCCGGGCGCGGTCCGGGTGCGCGAGCTGTACCCGACCCTTGACCAGGAGACCAGGGGTGCCTTTGACCGGATGCTCGAAATGCTTGACGTCACCGAGCAGAAGTGCGGCGTGCAGGCGGCCAAGAACAACGAGATGGCCATGGCCCTCTTTGACCAGAGCAGCAAGCTGCTGACCTTCATGCACAACCAGATCAAGCCCAAGAATACCGGAGCCTACGCCTCTTCGGGACGACTGGCCCGGGCCCCGAACTCGGCCCGGCTGCTGACTGGGAGACTCTAG
- a CDS encoding rod-binding protein has product MLGSGIDPQLLAKQADTSDLVRFKQEMDGLKERMAGDATDQSKQLRKACENFEAVFISKLWQEMKNTVPKGGYTNNKQEDMYMSMFDKDFAEKMAQSGGIGLADMIFEQLSEKLKETSRDALHGSVEIKPLAGQPIALNSPEAIALPGRSVGKTLEDWGGAQSVLDASATEEQGAQAQGSQAVGYAPMTDVDVKARLETLTRRLDAERIREGLLGASAQGKARDYGRESEAGNQDQVGRGFARNG; this is encoded by the coding sequence ATGCTGGGTTCAGGGATTGATCCGCAACTTCTGGCCAAGCAGGCCGACACCTCGGACCTGGTCCGCTTCAAGCAGGAGATGGACGGGCTCAAGGAGCGCATGGCCGGCGACGCGACCGACCAGTCCAAGCAGCTGCGCAAGGCGTGCGAGAACTTCGAGGCCGTGTTCATCAGCAAGCTCTGGCAGGAGATGAAGAACACCGTGCCCAAGGGCGGCTATACCAACAACAAGCAGGAAGACATGTACATGTCCATGTTCGACAAGGACTTCGCCGAGAAGATGGCGCAGTCCGGCGGCATCGGACTGGCCGACATGATCTTCGAGCAGCTCAGTGAGAAGCTCAAGGAAACCAGCCGCGACGCGCTCCACGGTTCCGTGGAGATCAAGCCCCTGGCCGGGCAGCCCATCGCCCTGAACTCGCCGGAGGCCATCGCCCTGCCGGGCAGGAGCGTCGGCAAGACCCTGGAGGACTGGGGCGGGGCGCAGTCGGTCCTGGACGCGTCTGCCACTGAAGAGCAGGGGGCCCAGGCGCAGGGGAGCCAGGCCGTGGGCTACGCGCCCATGACGGATGTGGATGTCAAGGCGCGGCTCGAAACCCTGACCAGACGCCTGGATGCCGAGCGCATCCGCGAGGGTCTCCTGGGTGCCAGCGCCCAGGGCAAGGCCCGTGACTATGGCCGCGAATCCGAAGCCGGGAACCAGGACCAAGTTGGCCGGGGTTTTGCAAGGAACGGCTGA
- a CDS encoding flagellar basal body P-ring protein FlgI: MATRIRHSHTMCFAVRTTALTLVVAFVLAVSLVAAPGEASAARLKDIASFSGVRTNDLVGYGLVVGLSGTGDGTSSTFTLQSMSNMLQKMGVEADPSKLKPKNVAAAMVTARLPVSAKPGSTIDVTVSSLGDAKSLLGGVLLLTPLKGLDGQVYAVSQGPLTIGGFTVAGEAATAQKNIPTVGRIPNGAVVERDVPFKFNNQDSMTLNLSVHDFSTTMQVVNKINATMGGSFASARDISTVELALPERYLGNMVPLMASLENLDISPDGRARVVVDEKTGTVVLGHDVRLSRVAVAHGNLQIVISESQDVSQPGPFSDGQTVVTPRTDMAIEEQNNPLMLMEGATLHELVDGLNSIGATPRDLISIIRALKAAGSLHADVEVI; encoded by the coding sequence ATGGCAACGAGAATCCGGCATTCACACACGATGTGCTTCGCAGTCAGGACGACGGCGCTCACCCTCGTCGTCGCGTTCGTCCTGGCGGTTTCCCTGGTGGCCGCGCCGGGCGAGGCTTCGGCGGCCCGGCTCAAGGACATCGCCAGCTTCAGCGGCGTGCGCACCAACGACCTGGTGGGCTACGGCCTTGTGGTCGGCCTCTCCGGGACCGGCGACGGCACCTCCTCGACCTTCACCCTCCAGTCCATGTCCAACATGCTGCAGAAGATGGGTGTCGAGGCCGACCCCAGCAAGCTCAAGCCCAAGAATGTGGCGGCGGCCATGGTCACGGCGCGGCTGCCCGTTTCGGCCAAGCCCGGCTCGACCATCGATGTCACGGTCTCCTCCCTGGGCGACGCCAAGAGCCTGCTGGGCGGCGTTCTGCTCCTCACGCCTCTCAAGGGGCTTGATGGTCAGGTCTATGCCGTGTCGCAGGGGCCGCTGACCATCGGCGGTTTCACCGTGGCGGGCGAGGCGGCCACGGCCCAGAAGAACATCCCCACCGTGGGCCGGATTCCCAACGGCGCGGTGGTGGAGCGCGACGTGCCCTTCAAGTTCAACAACCAGGACTCCATGACCCTCAACCTCTCGGTGCATGATTTCAGCACCACCATGCAGGTGGTCAACAAGATCAACGCCACCATGGGCGGCAGCTTTGCCTCGGCCAGGGACATCTCCACTGTGGAGCTGGCCCTGCCCGAAAGATACCTTGGCAACATGGTCCCGCTCATGGCCTCGCTGGAGAATCTCGACATCTCGCCGGATGGCAGGGCCCGCGTGGTGGTGGACGAAAAGACCGGCACCGTGGTCCTGGGCCACGACGTGCGCCTGAGCCGTGTGGCCGTGGCCCACGGCAACCTGCAGATCGTCATTTCCGAATCCCAGGACGTGAGCCAGCCCGGTCCCTTCTCCGACGGCCAAACCGTGGTCACGCCCAGAACGGACATGGCCATCGAGGAGCAGAACAACCCGCTCATGCTCATGGAGGGCGCGACTCTGCATGAACTGGTGGACGGTCTCAACTCCATCGGAGCCACCCCGCGCGACCTGATATCCATCATTCGCGCACTCAAGGCCGCGGGCTCGCTGCACGCGGACGTGGAGGTCATCTAA
- a CDS encoding flagellar basal body L-ring protein FlgH has protein sequence MRRYFLIAVAAVMLASLVLTAGCANKYEEMPMPVLTPPVYEEQNPAANPGSLFDSNRSEFLYDDNRASRVGDIVLVQVAEESNSRIKSETKAKRDNSNTLSVSAMPETGLIGNLPLAGTLGAKVGTSLDTSTVSDLKSNGETKQESEFEAIVATRIVRKLPGNLLQVEGARRIRVNNETQFLVVRGLIRQRDISSSNTIPSTSLAEAQIEIFGQGVLADKQRPGWLSRIIDNIYPF, from the coding sequence ATGAGACGGTATTTTTTGATCGCGGTGGCGGCTGTCATGCTGGCCTCGCTCGTACTGACCGCAGGATGTGCGAACAAATACGAGGAGATGCCCATGCCCGTCCTGACGCCGCCTGTCTATGAGGAGCAGAACCCCGCCGCCAACCCCGGCTCGCTGTTCGATTCCAACAGGTCCGAGTTCCTCTATGACGACAACAGGGCCAGCCGGGTGGGCGACATCGTGCTCGTCCAGGTGGCCGAGGAATCCAACTCGCGCATCAAGTCCGAGACCAAGGCCAAGAGGGACAACTCCAACACCCTGTCCGTGTCGGCCATGCCCGAGACCGGCCTCATCGGCAACCTCCCGCTGGCGGGCACCCTGGGTGCCAAGGTGGGCACGTCTCTCGACACCTCCACCGTGAGTGACCTCAAGTCCAACGGCGAGACCAAGCAGGAGTCGGAATTCGAGGCCATCGTGGCCACGCGCATCGTGCGCAAGCTCCCTGGCAATCTCCTGCAGGTGGAAGGCGCGCGGCGCATCCGGGTCAACAACGAGACCCAGTTCCTGGTGGTGCGCGGCCTGATCAGGCAGCGCGACATCTCGTCGAGCAACACCATCCCCTCCACCAGTCTGGCAGAGGCGCAGATCGAAATCTTCGGGCAGGGCGTCCTGGCCGACAAGCAGCGTCCGGGCTGGCTGTCGCGCATCATTGACAACATTTATCCCTTCTAG